Within Populus trichocarpa isolate Nisqually-1 chromosome 6, P.trichocarpa_v4.1, whole genome shotgun sequence, the genomic segment CAAATTCTTGaagattaatttttcaattatccTTTGTGATGTgcattaatttataatttttccacAATGCTACGTTATTAGAGCCAGTTTTGTTCATTGCATATTTATGGGCAGCATACTACAAAATCATGTAATCtagtaaatatatttgttaaatagAAATTATGcaaggaaataaattattataattttatgatattataatatttggttgtttgatactaacataaTTGCATTGTGGTTTTCCACATTTTCATGATCacccttatatatatttttcatgttccagcaagcttttttttcttcttaaaagtcaattcttatagtttttagtttttaaaatttttaaaaactatataaaaattacatatattTATCTAAACTTAGACTTTCCCTACCAAACATTTACCATATTCACTCATTTAAGATGATCTTGAAGTTGACTCCATTCaaatagtgattttttaaaaaataattttatcacagATGTTATCGAATAAGCCACTTCAACATTAATAAACCTAAAAGTCAATTCattgaagtaatttttttttaatgcaaatttAACCGAGCatgtaatattttgaataagTTGCATACTTTGGAATGGGATATATGGTTCTTATACTAATAGCCAACAATTGTGGGGAGTTACATGTTGTCAGCCTTGTTTCTCTATCTATTGCTATCCAATTACTtggttattgttattattattttcctaaTCAGAAGTTATTGCAATCTAGGTCGCGAGGACAGTTTTAGCATCTTATTTTTAGTGGGACTTTGCCTAGtgataaaattacagaaatcaaagaaaaaggtgGAGCATGCTTTTCTAGTTGTGATTAATGCAGCGGCTACTACTATTTTCCATTCCAAAGCCATTTTAATTTCAACTATCAGAAATCCGCCATTCATgattccttcttttcttcttgtatcTTGAATTTGGAGTTTTCCATGATGATCTTCTTTCTAAAATcccatgcttttttttaaaatctaatttaatacaataaaataaaataaaaattgtagtgTGGTCTCGATTCTCAGTCCTTAAATGGAGCCAACAACCAACTGTATACGAATCCAATTCCCTGCGTTCACACTCCTTACTTAATTCTTCTATATAAACACGACTTCTTGCTACCACATCACTCACTCcacttctccttctctctcaaGCAAGACagaagaaaagtttttttaatttagccttCCCCAAATTATATCAACCATGGCTAGTGCTAAGTTAGTTTGTGCTCTCTTGCTATGCATAGTGCTCTCTGCCCCCATGCTGAACGTTGATGCCTTGTCATGTGGTGTTGTGGCTGGTGATTTAGCACAGTGCCTCACCTACCTGAAGAAAGGAGGGCGAGTTCCTCCGGCTTGTTGCAAAGGAGTTGTGGCTCTCAAAAGCGCTGCTAAAACCACTCAAGATCGCCAAGATGCTTGTAATTGCATGAAACAAACCGCCTCCAAAGTTGGTGGGGTTAATGCTGGCTTCGCGGCTGCTCTTCCTCGCCTGTGCAAAGTTAACATTGCCTATAAGATCAGCACCTCCACTAACTGCACCAGGTTAGGATTTCTTACAgctagtatttttattttacccttttACATTAGTAATCCCATAAATGCTAGTAACAATATCCCGTTACTACTACTTACTGAGAGTTATGTGATATATAtaagcattttttaaataaaaaaaaacactattttttttaatgtttgtgtgACCAACAAAATATAACCAGTCAATcgttataattatattattatcttctctGCATGGAAGAATTTTCGTAAGAATTTCTATATGTTCTGTAACTTTTTACTCTTTACTACTTGAAAAGTGAGCAATATTTTCTTGCTACTAACGTTGCCTTCGATTCTTGTGTTTTAGCATCAAGTGAAGTGGATAGCTAGAGCTGCGATTTTCAACGGCCGAGGATTTTTAGGGTTCCATGAGTATAATAAAGTGGGTGCTTCTGTACTCTTGAAGGGTAGTCTCCACTTGATCAGCGAGTCTCCCATCCCTGTTATCTATGTCTTTCGATCCAAGTATCTTTTGTTTGGATGTCATATatgccattaaaaataaataaaaaataaaaacttatgcTCATCTTATCTCCCTGTCTCCCTTGTATTTCCCCTCCATATTTGCAGACTTAACCCTTCACTGTAAGTCCATAGCAAATCATACGGCCGGATAAAAGAATTGCATGCAGCAGCCACCGGAAACCaaatatagtttaaattaaCACATATACTGCTTTGAGCTACGTCATAATTCCTGAAAAATACCAGTTTTCCTTTTAGAGCTGCAGCTGTTCCAGTACTTGTAGGTGGGGCTGTTTAATAATCGAGCaccttgaaaattattttgacaaaataatcgcccaaaaaagaaaatgatttacaaAGAAATCTTAGGCACTAAATTATTATACAAGATGATGTATAAACTAATAAATCATAAACTGTTCATccacaaataatatataaataattgttcttttataaaatagcAATTAACTAACACATATTTACATTTCCCTCGatgattatccaaaaaaacacatatttacATGGAATTTTgtatagaaatttatttttatatagtattaCCCCTTCATGTGTTTAACTAACACATTAATTACCCCTTTATTgctcaaaacacaaaattatttttatatttacatgaatatgaTGAATAGGAGGTGCAATTAAATCCGTTGGTGTCGTTTTTTGGGTGGAAATGGTCATATTTCTGCAACATCTTTAATTTGCAGACCGAGCACTGGTCCTATTCGTGCCGTTATTTTGGAATAGACTCCTAATTCTCTTTTATCATTAATGTTTGGAATTTATTGCGAGATTCACTGTGCTTTAATTTTGGAACAGACAAGAGTGGGATGGTTCGCTCATCTTCTAAACCCGCCTCATGCATAAATGAAATTCGAGTTTACATTCTCAAAAAGGAAGGATCGAATTTAGATCACACTTTATATTAGCCATGACATGCTTCATAGCGTTGTTTAATAGATCATTCTTGATATGCACGCACCAATTTTAATAGTGTTGTCTGCAAGGGTAGTATTTTAGAGTTTTGCTGCCAAAgtaaccacacaaaaaaaaaaaaaaccctctacCCCTAATGAGATTTCCAACGTGAAAAAGGACATTAATGGATCggtattttttatactttatgaaaaataaattacgagCTTAAATCTTTGTTTAGAAAGTCCAAAGATACAGTGATAATCTATTGAAAGTTGGTGAAGCTTGTGTTCAcatctaataaaatatcatgtcaAATAACATGTGTCTAGCTTACTTTTAGACTCAATATCTTTAGATATGACTATAAGTCGAGCCCAAGTGAGCATAAGTTTAATAAGTTATCAAATTGCGAATATAAGCCTAGCAAGTTGTTAGACCCTATGTTTTTGGGGTTGGCACCGTGCCAAGCCCAAGTGGGTATGGGTCTAGCGAGTTGCAAAACTCGACACCTTTGAGCTTGGATGCATTTCGAGCTGAATTGGGCATGGGTTTAATGAATTGCTAAACTCATCACCCTTAAGCTTGGTTGCCAAGCCTAATTGGACATGGATCTAATGACCTTCTCGACCCATCAGCCTAAGGCTTGGTCACGTGCCAATCCTAGTTGGGCATGGTTCTTGTGTTATGCCGGACACAACATCCTAGGACTCGACTATGTGCAAATTCCAAGCAGATATGGATCTGGCAAGCTGCAAGACCCAGTGCTTTTAAGCTTGGTAATGCGTTGAGTCCAAGTGGATATAGGTCCGGTAAGCTGCCAGACTCAGTGTTCTTGGAATCAACTATATGCCAAGCCTAATTGGACATGGATCTAGCAAATTGTTAGACTCATCACATTTAGGCTTGGCTGCATGCCAAGCCACCTAATTAGATATAGGTTTGGCGACCATCTCAACCCATCAATTTTAGATTTGGCTAAGTGTCAAGCCCAATTCAACATGGATTtgacaaaattttaatttttacaaaatcatatataaagaGTCTGGCATGcctattatttaatatttttagctcACAGGAGGTTTGATATGAATCGGTGGTTTGTGGAGGTTAAAAGAAGTAGGAGCGAGTTGTTGTTGGCAGCCTCCTCTTGTGTTTTGAGTTGAAAGAAAGGGAAGGTCATTAGTATTTCGGATGATTTTGATCATCACAGGCTACCTCTTTGTGTGTAATTGGCCTTTAAATGTAGAGAAAGGCTGGAATTATGGGCTGAAATTCTAGGGATGGCTGGAGAATCAATTTTGGGATTGCTAGAATTTTTTTGCTGAAATGCTGGAGAATCAATTGAAGGCAACAATTTGGGGCTGGAGTTCTGGAATCTCAGGTAGGATCTCTCCAGATAAATTGTCGCTTGAATGGTCTACGCTTTTAACTTTTCGAAGGATGGCCTGTGCTCTTGTTCATTTGCTTTAACCATCAGCTTCAACGTCTGACAGTGAGGATTGTTTCTGTTGGACTCATGGACTAATGTGTGGAAGGTCAAGAACTTTGAGAGGAGTAAGATCACATATTTGTTGGGGAATGTTGtcattaaatatattgaataacaaACGAGTTACCATCAGCTTTGGCAAATTTTCAAAGAGCGTATTTTCTCATAGAGTTCTGCAAGGATGAAGGCAGGTTTCCAAGAAAGCTATTGATTTTGTAACCTAAATGGATAGAGTGaatacaagaaaccaaatgatctTAGAACTTCTCCAATCAAATTGTTGCTTTCCAGGTCCACATTAACCAATCTTCTCCAGTGCATCTAATTACACTCGGGAGATTTTCCTAGTAGAAGGTTCTCTGATAGATCAAGAACTTGCAAATTATTAAGCCTGCCAAACTTTTGAACAAGAAGGATGATAAAGATCCtgaatagaaacaaaaattaaacctCGATGTATAATCGTGGAAGCTCGAATTGGGATTTTAATTATACACTTCATAAATAGCCATGGAGTGGCTTTTAGAGAGACTAATAGATGAAATGTTTGAAGCAAAATCTCAATACCAGTTCGGAATGATATCTGAAATTCCAGCATAAGAGAGAACCAAGAAGTAAAGAGAATTCTGCATTCAAGGCCATGTTAAGAACCCAGTTGCTGCTCTGCTTGGCCTAATTCTAACAACTTATAGTTTGAAAGGGAGGAATCCGATCCGGATTCCTGGTAAAAGCGAAAGCACTTGAGGAAAGGTTCATGGATTTTAGAATGGAGAGTTTGGCAAAATGAGTTTCTGATGTAAAAccacaaacaaaatttaactccATTATGCAGTTCTTCCATATCAGCAAGTTGGCCAATACTTTTTCCCATAAAGACTAACACTGATTAATATTCATGTCCATAGCCGATGCTTTTTCCCATAAAGTTGTTGGGAGATAATTTTAATGCTTTTAAGTTGCAAAGGTTCCCCATGGTGCACGGAATCCTtaaattggatataaaaaaaaataagggtgaaattataaaataaaattatttatgatttaaaataaaaacttgttaaggttaaaaaaattgataattaaaagaagagagattaaatttgataggaaaaaaagcaaataaaggtgaaattgtaaaacaaaatcaattgaaaaaataattccaaacaaaaaaatagcaatcaaaagaataaaaatcaaatttaataaattattcaagataagaaaaatcataataaaaaaaagggatcaaatctgaagaaacaacaaattaaagggttgttcttgaatttttaagagGGTGGCGCGAAGATCTAGGTGggtgagagagaaaaaggaggAAAGATATTGTCATCGTCACTAAACCACCGCAAATCTTGGCACTTGCACTACCTCATCTGGTCTAGGACGCCGAGACCTTTCAAACGCCACCCGAGAAGGCGATGTTTTATGGTCGGACAGCTCCATACGCGCTGCATGAATGGCACGAGGGTCGTTCACACTCTGGCGCGTGCCGCTCATATGCCAAcatgtttttctaattatatttaataaatataatttacaaaaatgctcctaaaaacacttgaaaattacaataaaaacaaggtaaaataatgaaaaaaagccCTCTGATGAGAGTtcaattggttttatttttaagagtgttaaagtaattacactattctaaaaaaattaaaaatacaaaaatgtatTTGGGTAGTAggtattagattattttattctaaggttaaattagtaattttactatacaaaacaaaattatcaatctaaccccttataatttaaaaaaga encodes:
- the LOC7484626 gene encoding non-specific lipid-transfer protein Cor a 8.0101, which encodes MASAKLVCALLLCIVLSAPMLNVDALSCGVVAGDLAQCLTYLKKGGRVPPACCKGVVALKSAAKTTQDRQDACNCMKQTASKVGGVNAGFAAALPRLCKVNIAYKISTSTNCTSIK